The following DNA comes from Leifsonia sp. 1010.
GGTCGTTGTCCTGCAGCACGTCGACGATCTCGGGGGTCAGCACCGGCAGCGAGTCCTTGAACGGGATGGGGTTGTTCGAGAGCAGCGACACCGTTCCCAGCGTCGCGGCCTCGTGCAACGCCGCGATGGCGCCGGGGATGGGCGTCATGGCCGCTTTCCGCGCCTCCTGCCACTGCGCGAGCGTCAGCCGGGCGCCGGTGACGTCGGCGAACGCCTCGAGGTACTCCTCACTGGTGGAGTACTCGCCGATCTCGGCGGCGCGCTCGTGTCCGCCGGCCCACCAGCTGGATGCGAGCCGGTACTGGCTCACACCTCCCAGCTCAGCGAGCTTCGGCAGCCGCTTGTGGAAGTCGTAGTCGTAGAGCGTCTTGTCGCAGTCGAAGAAGTAGACGTCCATCCCCTCCAGTATCGTCCTCCCAGTCTGGGCATCCGCGCCCCGGCTATCATTGAGCCGTCATGGCCTCCATCTACGACTGCTCCGTCGACTCCGAGCTGCTCACCGGTATGCGCCTCGCACGGGCCGCGATCGGTCGCGGCGAACTCGTCGTCATTCCCACCGACACCGTGTACGGGGTGGCCGCCGACGCCTTCAGCCCCGCCGCCGTACAGCGATTGCTCGACGCGAA
Coding sequences within:
- a CDS encoding HAD family phosphatase, yielding MDVYFFDCDKTLYDYDFHKRLPKLAELGGVSQYRLASSWWAGGHERAAEIGEYSTSEEYLEAFADVTGARLTLAQWQEARKAAMTPIPGAIAALHEAATLGTVSLLSNNPIPFKDSLPVLTPEIVDVLQDNDLVSAVLGARKPERRIYTRALGRFGVRPEDAILFDDSIANVEGARECGMHAYHFAKREDGTFDTDGMLDALHAFAAR